A window of the Phaenicophaeus curvirostris isolate KB17595 chromosome 9, BPBGC_Pcur_1.0, whole genome shotgun sequence genome harbors these coding sequences:
- the UBE2D1 gene encoding ubiquitin-conjugating enzyme E2 D1 isoform X2 translates to MTCFIGKQQLWDLFVQVTKMLCVLKLPDVIMINLIILENPTLCICKEKSVLTLSIAYQGGVFFLTVHFPTDYPFKPPKIAFTTKIYHPNINSNGSICLDILRSQWSPALTVSKVLLSICSLLCDPNPDDPLVPDIAQIYKSDKEKYNRHAREWTQKYAM, encoded by the exons ATTTGTGCAGGTGACAAAGATGTTGTGTGTTTTAAAACTCCCTGATGTCATCATGATCAACCTAATTATATTGGAAAATCCTACTCTTTGCATCTGCAAAGAGAAATCAGTTCTTACGCTAAGTAT TGCATATCAAGGGGGAGTCTTTTTTCTCACGGTACACTTCCCAACAGACTATCCTTTCAAACCACCAAAG attgcTTTTACAACAAAAATATACCACCCAAACATAAACAGTAATGGAAGCATTTGTCTCGATATCCTGAGGTCACAATGGTCACCAGCCCTGACTGTATCTAAAG ttttattgtCCATATGCTCCTTACTTTGTGATCCTAATCCAGATGATCCTTTAGTACCGGATATTGCACAGATCTACAAGTCAGACAAGGAAAA ATACAACAGACATGCGAGAGAATGGACTCAGAAATACGCAATGTAA